One region of Zootoca vivipara chromosome 7, rZooViv1.1, whole genome shotgun sequence genomic DNA includes:
- the LOC118088951 gene encoding LOW QUALITY PROTEIN: metallothionein-like (The sequence of the model RefSeq protein was modified relative to this genomic sequence to represent the inferred CDS: inserted 1 base in 1 codon), with amino-acid sequence MDPQGCACATGGSCSCAGSCKCKNCKCASCKKXCSSCCPAGCNQCAKGCVCKEPLSDKCSCCH; translated from the exons ATGGATCCTCAGGGCTGCGCCTGCGCCACTGGTGGCTCTTGTTCCTGTGCCGGCTCCTGCAAATGCAAAAATTGCAAATGTGCTTCATGCAAAA GCTGCTCCTCCTGTTGCCCAGCTGGATGCAACCAATGTGCCAAGGGTTGTGTCTGTAAAGAGCCGCTGTCAGATAAATGCAGCTGCTGCCACTAA